The following are encoded together in the Trichocoleus sp. FACHB-46 genome:
- the gatC gene encoding Asp-tRNA(Asn)/Glu-tRNA(Gln) amidotransferase subunit GatC: MLDRDQVHKVAHLARLELAIEEEEKFATQLSSILDYFEQLSELNTSNVEPTTRAIDLTNVTRVDQLQPYSDRETILEGAPERDADFFRVPKIINAD; the protein is encoded by the coding sequence ATGCTGGATCGCGATCAAGTTCATAAAGTTGCTCATCTCGCTCGTTTAGAATTGGCGATCGAAGAGGAAGAGAAGTTTGCGACTCAACTAAGCAGCATTTTGGACTACTTTGAGCAGCTCAGTGAGTTGAACACAAGCAATGTAGAACCAACCACACGGGCGATTGATTTGACTAATGTGACGCGAGTAGACCAGTTGCAGCCATATAGCGATCGCGAAACGATTCTTGAAGGCGCACCTGAGCGGGATGCTGACTTTTTTAGAGTGCCTAAAATCATCAACGCTGATTAG
- a CDS encoding photosystem I assembly protein Ycf3: MPRFQRNDNFIDKSFTVMADMILKVLPATKKEKEAFAYYRDGMSAQADGEYAEALDNYFEALKLEDDPYDRSYVLYNIGLIRTNNGEHEEALKNYLEAIELNPRLPQALNNVAVIYHYRGEQEKEAGNDEAAEALFDQAAQYWKTAIRMAPNNYIEAQNWLKTTGRSQMDVYF, from the coding sequence ATGCCAAGATTTCAACGAAACGACAACTTCATCGATAAAAGCTTCACAGTCATGGCAGACATGATTCTCAAAGTTCTGCCAGCCACCAAGAAGGAAAAAGAAGCGTTTGCCTATTACCGAGATGGCATGTCTGCTCAGGCTGATGGAGAGTATGCGGAAGCTCTCGACAACTATTTCGAAGCCTTGAAGCTGGAAGACGATCCCTACGATCGCAGTTACGTTCTTTACAACATTGGCTTAATTCGCACCAACAATGGTGAACACGAAGAAGCCCTAAAGAACTATCTAGAAGCGATCGAGCTGAACCCTCGCTTACCTCAGGCCCTCAACAACGTAGCAGTAATTTACCACTACCGAGGCGAACAGGAAAAAGAAGCGGGCAACGATGAGGCAGCCGAAGCCTTGTTTGATCAAGCAGCTCAATATTGGAAAACTGCCATTCGGATGGCTCCTAACAACTATATTGAGGCGCAGAACTGGCTCAAAACCACAGGCCGTTCGCAGATGGATGTGTATTTTTAG
- the bioD gene encoding dethiobiotin synthase, whose translation MNALLIAGTDTDAGKTVLTTALAAYWQTYCPTRSLGIMKPIQSGLGDRELYLRLFNLNQSIDEITPLYFQAPLAPPLAADREGRKIELELAWKGLETLRQQRDWVLVESLGGLGSPVTHETTVADLAWDWRLPTVLVVPVRLGAIAQAVANVALARQARVHLKGIVLNCTQPRTEQEIEDWAPSDLIQSLTNVPVLGVIPHLTDATDLAKLTEVAANLELERLMPIAISPQDFLSVGDRAST comes from the coding sequence TTGAACGCACTACTCATTGCTGGAACTGATACAGACGCAGGTAAAACTGTCTTGACGACTGCTCTTGCTGCTTACTGGCAGACTTACTGCCCTACCCGCAGTTTAGGGATTATGAAACCGATCCAGTCAGGGCTGGGCGATCGCGAACTCTATCTGCGCCTTTTCAACCTGAATCAGTCTATAGACGAAATTACCCCGCTTTACTTTCAAGCTCCTTTAGCGCCACCGCTGGCAGCCGATCGCGAAGGGCGCAAAATCGAGCTAGAACTGGCTTGGAAAGGTTTGGAAACGCTCCGACAACAGCGAGATTGGGTGTTAGTAGAATCGCTCGGTGGTTTGGGTTCCCCAGTTACTCACGAAACCACAGTGGCAGATTTGGCTTGGGATTGGCGGTTGCCGACTGTGTTGGTGGTGCCTGTGCGCTTAGGGGCGATCGCTCAAGCAGTCGCTAATGTTGCTTTAGCGCGTCAAGCGCGGGTGCACCTCAAAGGCATTGTGCTGAATTGTACCCAACCTCGCACCGAGCAGGAAATCGAGGACTGGGCACCCAGCGATCTGATTCAGTCTTTAACGAATGTGCCAGTGTTAGGGGTGATCCCCCATTTAACAGATGCCACCGATTTAGCGAAGTTAACGGAAGTTGCCGCTAATTTGGAGTTGGAGCGACTGATGCCAATTGCCATCTCGCCACAAGATTTTTTATCGGTCGGCGATCGCGCTTCAACTTAA
- a CDS encoding serine/threonine-protein kinase translates to MQPPIPAGTILQNRYRLVSILGQGGFGRTYLAEDQGRFNERCALKEFIPAQSSPYALEKSKELFQREAAILYQIQHPQVPQFRATFEQDQRLFLVQDYVEGKTYGTLVQERTAQGYPFSESEVIQLLRQILPVLAHIHSKGIIHRDIAPDNLILRESDHLPVLIDFGVVKDLATRIQSPETVPQPTTVGKFGYAPSEQMQTGRAYPSSDLYSLAVLAIVLLTGKEPQELYNESTLTWHWQDLAKVSPGLAQILNQMLSYKPGDRYQSVAEVVQALQALTQPTVVSPPAPPPAYPGQPQSPPPPPVQAQVPSPPPPPTQTPPQTPPQTPSPPANPNLSQVATVAVGRRPDPVNPNPNSDPNRTNPVIPAPSSGPSWENPWAIAAVGTALALAAGLGSWALVTSLLRSPRDSVSPTPSVTITSSSTPSPTPSPTPSPTPTPSPSPVQFSQRLNVTPGEQNTVEGGLKANETISYIVPGQQDQTLSAYLGGEGILMTVLAPDQNPVNNRAKRVSAWEGALPYTGDYYIQLSPVRGIAQADYKLELNLESPVEPTPTSSPTPSPTPSPTPTPSPTPGAVDVERVSFPPGATETQVSGQTNPTTIKRYLVTAQAGQVLNVEITDGAATLDIRYPDGRLVEDASGVVSWQSQLPTDGDYQIDVIAARDTNFTLNISAQNQEPSP, encoded by the coding sequence ATGCAACCGCCAATTCCTGCCGGGACTATTCTGCAAAACCGCTACCGCTTAGTTAGTATTTTGGGCCAAGGTGGATTTGGCCGAACTTATTTAGCGGAGGATCAAGGGCGTTTTAATGAGCGCTGCGCCTTAAAGGAATTTATTCCGGCTCAGTCGAGTCCTTACGCTTTAGAGAAGTCCAAGGAATTGTTTCAGCGAGAAGCGGCGATTCTGTATCAGATTCAGCATCCGCAGGTACCTCAATTTCGAGCCACGTTTGAACAGGATCAGCGCCTCTTTTTAGTTCAGGACTATGTTGAGGGCAAAACCTATGGCACGTTGGTTCAGGAGCGGACGGCGCAGGGTTATCCCTTCTCGGAGTCAGAGGTGATCCAACTGCTACGGCAAATCTTGCCTGTACTAGCTCACATTCATAGTAAGGGCATTATTCACCGAGATATTGCGCCTGATAATTTGATTTTGCGAGAAAGTGACCACCTGCCAGTTTTGATTGATTTTGGTGTGGTGAAAGACTTGGCGACCCGGATTCAATCCCCGGAGACGGTGCCGCAACCTACTACAGTTGGTAAGTTTGGTTACGCACCCAGCGAACAGATGCAGACGGGCCGCGCTTACCCCAGCAGTGATCTCTATTCTTTGGCGGTACTGGCTATAGTTTTGCTAACGGGCAAGGAGCCACAAGAACTCTACAACGAAAGTACTCTGACTTGGCACTGGCAAGATTTGGCTAAGGTTAGCCCCGGATTGGCTCAGATCTTGAACCAAATGTTGAGTTATAAACCGGGCGATCGCTATCAATCTGTGGCTGAGGTGGTTCAAGCACTACAAGCTCTGACTCAACCTACGGTTGTCTCTCCACCAGCTCCTCCGCCTGCTTATCCTGGGCAACCGCAATCACCTCCTCCGCCTCCCGTTCAGGCTCAAGTACCATCACCTCCACCTCCTCCTACTCAGACACCTCCTCAAACGCCTCCTCAAACGCCTTCGCCCCCGGCTAATCCCAACTTGTCTCAGGTGGCCACTGTTGCCGTGGGTCGCCGACCAGACCCCGTAAATCCCAATCCCAATAGTGATCCCAACCGAACCAATCCTGTAATTCCTGCTCCTTCGAGTGGTCCGTCTTGGGAAAATCCTTGGGCGATCGCAGCAGTAGGAACAGCTTTAGCCTTAGCCGCTGGGCTAGGTTCTTGGGCTTTGGTCACTTCTTTACTACGCTCTCCAAGAGATTCTGTTTCTCCAACGCCTTCCGTTACTATCACCTCTAGCTCTACTCCTAGTCCCACCCCTAGTCCTACCCCTAGTCCGACGCCAACACCCAGCCCTAGTCCAGTTCAATTTAGCCAGCGGCTGAATGTTACTCCTGGCGAACAAAATACAGTTGAAGGCGGGTTGAAAGCTAACGAGACCATTAGTTACATCGTGCCAGGGCAGCAGGACCAAACCCTAAGTGCTTATTTGGGTGGTGAAGGAATTTTAATGACGGTGCTCGCTCCGGATCAAAACCCTGTCAACAATCGCGCTAAGCGTGTCTCCGCTTGGGAAGGAGCGTTGCCCTATACCGGAGACTACTATATTCAACTCAGCCCGGTGCGAGGGATTGCTCAGGCAGATTATAAATTGGAGTTGAACTTAGAGAGTCCTGTTGAGCCAACTCCAACTTCGAGTCCGACGCCTAGCCCGACGCCTAGCCCGACGCCTACTCCTAGCCCTACACCGGGTGCGGTTGATGTCGAGCGAGTCAGTTTTCCCCCAGGGGCAACCGAGACCCAAGTATCTGGTCAGACTAACCCCACGACAATCAAGCGTTATTTAGTCACCGCTCAAGCAGGACAAGTACTCAACGTAGAAATTACGGATGGCGCTGCTACACTCGACATCCGCTATCCAGATGGTCGGTTGGTAGAGGATGCTTCTGGAGTTGTTTCGTGGCAGTCGCAGTTGCCAACGGATGGAGATTACCAAATTGATGTGATTGCAGCTCGCGATACTAACTTCACGCTAAATATTAGCGCCCAGAATCAGGAACCCTCTCCATAG
- a CDS encoding GatB/YqeY domain-containing protein, with amino-acid sequence MSLKDRISEDLKAAMKSKEKLRLETIRSIKKALLEKEVSLRPSGQTDLTEAQEMELLLQQAKQRRDSIEQYQQAGRTDLADQEAQELAILEAYLPAQLSDDELSKIIDEIITEVGATSLKDLGKVMGTAIQRVKGQADGKKIQALVKAKLSE; translated from the coding sequence ATGAGCTTGAAAGATCGCATTAGTGAAGATTTAAAAGCGGCAATGAAATCTAAGGAGAAACTTCGCTTAGAAACGATCCGCAGTATTAAAAAGGCATTGTTAGAAAAAGAAGTCAGTCTCAGACCCAGTGGACAGACAGATTTGACAGAAGCCCAGGAAATGGAATTACTGCTGCAACAAGCCAAGCAACGCCGTGATTCTATCGAACAATATCAGCAAGCAGGACGGACAGACTTAGCGGATCAAGAAGCCCAAGAGTTGGCAATTCTGGAAGCGTATTTGCCGGCACAACTCTCAGATGACGAGTTAAGCAAGATCATTGATGAAATTATCACAGAGGTGGGAGCAACTTCACTGAAAGACCTAGGCAAAGTTATGGGGACTGCCATCCAACGAGTTAAAGGTCAAGCCGATGGCAAGAAGATTCAAGCTCTAGTCAAAGCCAAGTTGAGCGAATAA